The Oncorhynchus kisutch isolate 150728-3 unplaced genomic scaffold, Okis_V2 Okis07a-Okis12b_hom, whole genome shotgun sequence genome includes a region encoding these proteins:
- the LOC116360078 gene encoding serine/threonine-protein phosphatase 2A 55 kDa regulatory subunit B gamma isoform: MGEDTESSKGNHSFLRDYVTEADVISTVDSTTQENLLATGDKGGRVVVFQRETVSSLLPPTSSHLLSSLLPLPPLLSQPKGELDQVGETGESGEYNVYSTFQSHEPDFDYLKSLEIEEKINKIRWLPQQNAAHFLLSTNDKTIKLWKVSERDKQPEGYNLKDEEGRVKDISTVTSLQVPVLRPTDLMVEVRPRRVFSNGHTYHVNSISVNSDGETYLSADDLRINMWHLGITDRSFNIVDIKPANMEELTEVITAAEFHPHHCHLFVYSSSKGSLRLCDMRASALCDRHTKLFEEPEDPGSRSFFSEIVSSVSDVKFSHNGRYLLTRDYLTAKVWDLHMEKGPVETYQVHDYLRTKLCSLYENDCIFDKFECVWNSSDSVIMTGAYNSFFRMFDRETGRGVTLEAWRETSKPRAVLRTRRIYTGGKRRRGDVGVDSLDFTKKILHMAWHPEENIIAIASTNNLYIFQDRVSPDTQGPDLGSDTI, translated from the exons ctGATGTAATCTCTACAGTGGATTCAACCACACAGGAGAATCTGCTGGCTACGGGGGACAAGGGAGGCAGAGTCGTCGTCTTCCAGAGAGAGACCGTG tcctctctcctcccccctacctcctctcatctcctttcctctcttctccccctacctcctctcctctcccagcctAAAGGGGAGTTGGATCAGGTGGGGGAGACGGGTGAGTCGGGGGAGTATAATGTGTACAGTACCTTCCAGAGCCACGAGCCTGACTTTGACTACCTGAAGAGTCTGGAGATCGAGGAGAAGATCAACAAGATACGATGGCTGCCTCAACAGAACGCCGCACACTTCCTGCTCTCCACCAACG ataagACCATCAAGCTGTGGAAGGTGAGTGAGCGAGACAAGCAACCGGAGGGCTACAACCTGAAAGATGAGGAGGGCAGGGTGAAGGACATCTCTACAGTCACATCactacag gttCCTGTGTTGAGACCTACAGACCTGATGGTGGAGGTACGTCCTAGGAGGGTGTTCTCCAATGGTCATACCTACCATGTTAACTCCATATCGGTCAACAGTGACGGAGAGACCTACCTGTCAGCTGATGACCTGAGGATCAACATGTGGCATCTGGGGATCACAGACCGCAGCTTCA ACATAGTGGACATCAAGCCAGCCAACATGGAGGAGCTAACAGAGGTGATAACAGCAGCAGAGTTTCATCCTCACCACTGTCACCTGTTTGTCTACAGTAGCAGTAAAGGATCTCTACGTCTCTGTGACATGAGGGCCTCGGCACTTTGCGACAGACACACCAAAC TCTTTGAGGAACCAGAGGACCCAGGAAGTCGTTCATTCTTCTCTGAGATCGTGTCGTCGGTGTCGGATGTGAAGTTCAGTCACAACGGGCGGTacctgctgaccagggattaccTGACGGCCAAGGTGTGGGACTTACACATGGAGAAAGGCCCTGTCGAAACCTACCAG gttCATGACTACCTGAGGACTAAGCTGTGCTCGCTGTACGAGAACGACTGCATATTTGACAAGTTCGAGTGTGTCTGGAACAGCTCCGACAG tgTGATAATGACTGGGGCGTACAACAGCTTTTTCCGGATGTTTGACAGGGAGACGGGGCGGGGCGTGACCCTGGAG GCGTGGCGAGAGACCAGTAAGCCGCGAGCTGTCCTGCGGACGCGACGGATCTACACCGGGGGCAAGCGTCGTCGCGGCGACGTGGGGGTGGACAGTCTGGACTTCACTAAGAAGATCCTCCACATGGCCTGGCACCCCGAGGAGAACATCATCGCCATAGCCTCCACCAACAACCTCTACATCTTCCAGGACCGGGTCAGCCCCGATACACAGggtccagacctgggttcagatacCATTTAG